In Rhizobium jaguaris, a single window of DNA contains:
- a CDS encoding amidohydrolase family protein: MFDLIVRNANLPDGRKGIDIAIKDGKIVTVEASIAAEAKEQIDATNRLASPPFIDPHFHMDATLSLGLPRMNVSGTLLEGIALWGELRPIVTKEEVVERALRYCDLAVTQGLLFIRSHVDTSDPKLVTVEALLEVKEKVKPYIDLQLVAFPQDGYYRAKDGVTSLTRALDMGVDIVGGIPHFERTMDEGRASVEALCRIAADRGLPVDMHCDETDDPMSRHVETLAAETIRFGLQGRVAGSHLTSMHSMDNYYVSKLIPLMAEAKINVIPNPLINIMLQGRHDTYPKRRGMTRVRELMDAGLNVSFGHDCVMDPWYSMGSGDMLEVGHMAIHVAQMAGIEDKKKIFDALTVNSARTLGLEGYGLEKGCNADLVVLQAVDTLEALRLKPNRLAVIKRGKVVARSAPRIGELFLDGRPSRIDGGVDYVPIQK, translated from the coding sequence ATGTTCGACCTAATCGTTCGTAACGCCAATCTGCCTGATGGCCGCAAGGGCATCGATATCGCGATCAAGGATGGCAAGATCGTTACCGTGGAGGCTTCGATTGCGGCCGAAGCAAAAGAACAGATCGATGCGACCAACCGGCTTGCAAGCCCGCCTTTCATCGATCCGCATTTCCATATGGACGCGACGCTGTCGCTCGGCCTGCCGCGTATGAATGTTTCCGGCACCCTTCTGGAAGGTATCGCACTTTGGGGAGAACTGCGCCCAATCGTGACGAAGGAGGAAGTCGTTGAACGCGCGTTGCGTTATTGCGATCTTGCCGTGACGCAAGGGCTGCTTTTCATCCGCAGCCATGTCGATACCTCCGATCCCAAGCTGGTGACGGTCGAGGCACTCCTTGAGGTGAAGGAGAAGGTCAAGCCCTACATCGACCTGCAACTCGTCGCCTTCCCTCAGGACGGCTATTATCGCGCCAAGGACGGGGTGACCTCGCTCACACGCGCCCTGGACATGGGCGTCGATATCGTCGGCGGCATCCCGCATTTCGAGCGCACCATGGATGAAGGCAGGGCTTCAGTCGAAGCGCTTTGCAGGATCGCAGCCGATCGCGGTCTGCCAGTCGATATGCATTGCGACGAGACCGACGACCCGATGTCGCGACACGTGGAAACTCTGGCTGCCGAGACCATCCGCTTTGGACTGCAGGGCCGCGTTGCCGGCTCGCACCTGACCTCGATGCATTCGATGGATAATTACTACGTCTCCAAGCTCATCCCCCTGATGGCGGAAGCAAAGATCAACGTCATTCCCAATCCGCTGATCAACATCATGCTGCAGGGCCGGCACGATACTTATCCGAAACGTCGCGGCATGACGCGAGTGCGTGAACTGATGGATGCGGGGCTAAACGTCTCCTTCGGCCATGATTGCGTGATGGATCCCTGGTATTCGATGGGGTCAGGCGACATGCTCGAAGTTGGCCATATGGCGATCCATGTCGCCCAGATGGCCGGCATCGAAGACAAGAAGAAGATCTTCGATGCGCTGACGGTGAATTCCGCCAGGACGCTCGGTCTCGAGGGCTACGGTCTGGAAAAGGGCTGCAACGCCGATCTCGTGGTGCTGCAAGCCGTGGACACGCTTGAGGCGCTCCGCCTGAAGCCCAATCGCTTGGCCGTCATTAAACGCGGCAAGGTCGTTGCCCGCTCCGCGCCACGCATTGGCGAACTCTTCCTCGATGGCAGGCCTTCCCGGATCGACGGCGGGGTCGATTACGTGCCCATCCAGAAGTAA
- a CDS encoding ABC transporter permease codes for MSTLIDIIASAGLWAAVLRIATPLIFGTLGALLCERAGVLNLGIEGIMTFGAMIGWLSVYHGADLWTGLLIAALAGGIFGLLHSALTVTLGLSQHVSGLGVTLFASSFSYYVFRLIVPVAGTPPTIAPFQPIAIPGLSTLPFLGPAVLTQTAPTYLAILVALVMAYILFRTPVGLAIRMTGENPHAAEAQGLNPMRVRYGAVIAGSALMGMGGAFLTLSAFNSFFPTMVQGRGWICIALVVFASWRPGRALFGALLFAFFDAFQLRLQTAVQGVPYQIFLMTPYILSIVALAVMSRRARVPQALMQPYRRGER; via the coding sequence ATGAGCACGCTGATCGACATCATCGCATCTGCCGGGCTTTGGGCTGCCGTGCTGCGGATTGCCACGCCGCTGATCTTCGGCACGCTCGGGGCGCTTCTGTGCGAGCGGGCCGGCGTCCTCAATCTCGGCATCGAAGGTATCATGACGTTCGGCGCGATGATCGGCTGGCTGTCGGTGTATCACGGCGCCGATCTCTGGACGGGACTTCTGATCGCAGCACTTGCCGGCGGCATCTTTGGCCTCCTGCATTCGGCATTGACGGTAACGCTCGGATTGTCACAGCATGTCTCAGGCCTGGGTGTGACGCTTTTTGCATCCAGCTTCAGCTATTATGTCTTCCGTCTGATCGTTCCTGTCGCGGGAACGCCGCCGACGATTGCGCCCTTCCAGCCGATCGCCATTCCGGGGCTTTCGACCCTGCCCTTCCTCGGTCCCGCCGTGCTCACACAGACGGCGCCAACCTATCTGGCAATCCTGGTGGCACTCGTCATGGCCTATATCCTCTTCCGCACACCGGTTGGGCTTGCGATCCGCATGACCGGCGAAAATCCGCATGCCGCCGAGGCCCAGGGCCTCAATCCGATGAGGGTTCGTTATGGCGCTGTGATTGCCGGCAGCGCGCTGATGGGCATGGGCGGCGCCTTCCTGACACTTTCAGCCTTCAACAGTTTCTTTCCGACGATGGTGCAGGGCCGAGGCTGGATCTGCATCGCGCTAGTCGTCTTTGCGTCCTGGCGGCCGGGCCGAGCGCTGTTCGGAGCGCTGCTCTTTGCCTTTTTCGATGCCTTCCAGCTACGCCTGCAAACGGCCGTGCAGGGCGTGCCCTACCAGATTTTTCTGATGACGCCCTACATCCTGTCCATCGTTGCGCTCGCCGTCATGAGCAGGCGGGCCCGCGTGCCACAGGCGCTCATGCAACCCTATCGTCGCGGCGAAAGATAG
- a CDS encoding ABC transporter permease, protein MRFERREHRPLYLMILAPLLAIVAALVLAGILIAIAGAPVLEAYRRILLGAFGSRLSATETLTRATPLILTGLAAAVAFRARLWNIGAEGQFYFGAIAVAAFGSKMLAGLPALMLIPLLLIIGAIAGMILILVPLWLRLRFSVDEVVTSLILNFIAVLFVSMLIDGVLKDPMAFGWPQSQGVVDHAMLPKLIARSRLHIGFAIAIALAAIVYFIQSRTVFGMQSRAAGLSPSGAVFAGVRLGTTLVKVACLSGGLAGLAGAIEVMGVKGYVTTDLSPGFGYAGIVVAMLANLNPLGVVLAAIFTATMFVGADGMSRGLGIPTYIADVTVALSLLTMLIALFFTQYRVRR, encoded by the coding sequence ATGCGATTTGAACGGCGCGAACACCGGCCACTCTACCTGATGATCCTTGCCCCCCTTCTTGCGATCGTGGCAGCCTTGGTGCTGGCAGGTATCCTGATCGCCATTGCTGGCGCGCCGGTTCTCGAAGCCTATCGGCGCATCTTGCTGGGCGCCTTTGGCTCGCGACTGTCTGCCACAGAAACGCTGACCCGGGCAACGCCGCTGATCCTGACGGGATTGGCAGCGGCGGTCGCCTTTCGCGCCCGCCTCTGGAATATCGGCGCCGAGGGACAATTTTATTTCGGTGCGATCGCAGTGGCAGCTTTCGGCTCGAAAATGCTCGCCGGCCTGCCTGCCCTGATGCTGATCCCGCTGCTGCTGATCATCGGCGCCATCGCCGGAATGATACTGATCCTTGTTCCGCTCTGGCTGCGGCTGCGCTTCTCCGTCGACGAAGTCGTCACCAGCCTTATCCTCAATTTCATCGCCGTTCTCTTCGTCTCCATGTTGATCGACGGCGTGCTGAAGGATCCGATGGCGTTCGGTTGGCCGCAATCTCAAGGCGTTGTCGATCATGCCATGCTGCCGAAGCTGATCGCCCGATCGCGCCTTCATATCGGCTTTGCGATTGCTATAGCACTTGCCGCCATCGTCTATTTCATCCAGTCGCGCACGGTCTTCGGCATGCAATCGCGGGCAGCCGGGCTCAGCCCTTCCGGTGCCGTCTTTGCCGGCGTCCGGCTCGGAACGACGCTCGTAAAAGTCGCCTGTCTTTCAGGGGGGCTTGCAGGCCTTGCCGGCGCAATCGAGGTAATGGGGGTCAAGGGTTATGTTACGACGGATCTGTCGCCGGGCTTCGGCTATGCCGGTATTGTCGTCGCCATGCTTGCCAACCTCAATCCCCTCGGTGTGGTGCTGGCGGCGATCTTCACCGCAACGATGTTCGTCGGCGCCGACGGCATGAGCCGCGGCCTTGGTATTCCCACCTATATCGCTGACGTCACGGTCGCCCTGTCACTGCTGACCATGCTGATCGCGCTGTTCTTCACGCAATACAGGGTCCGCCGATGA
- a CDS encoding ABC transporter ATP-binding protein: MNAPVLTIEGVSKRFGSTVANDNISLTLAKGEIVALLGENGAGKTTLMSILFGHYVPDTGRIFVNNAELPQGKPRAAIRAGVGMVHQHFSLAPNLTVLENVVTGTEKLWSLRSQTNAARKELLAIAERFGLKVDPDARLGDLSVGEQQRVEILKALYNDARILILDEPTAVLTQIEAERLFSTLKQMAAQGLSLIFISHKLDEVMATADRIVVLRGGKVAAERHASQTSKAELAELMVGHRVTRPTREASIPGEIALEARDITVKIGGVERLKRVSFHLRAGEVLGIIGVSGNGQAALGQILSGTLPRSSGELLLFGEAIGDLDVAAIIGAGIGRIPEDRNRDGAIGEMAIWENAVLERLSSYSKHGLVDRRAGMAFAQRIIDTFDVRGGNPTSRTRLLSGGNMQKLILGRNLYERPHILVAAQPARGLDEGAVAAVHGRILEARRQGSAVLLISEDLDEVIALADRIQAIVGGRLSAPVDAAQADARLLGLMMAGEWKDESGTEDAI, translated from the coding sequence ATGAACGCACCCGTCCTCACAATCGAAGGTGTCAGCAAGCGGTTCGGCAGCACTGTTGCCAACGACAATATCTCGCTGACCTTGGCGAAGGGCGAGATTGTCGCCTTGCTCGGCGAGAATGGCGCTGGCAAGACCACGTTGATGAGCATCCTTTTTGGCCACTATGTGCCCGATACCGGACGCATATTCGTCAACAATGCGGAGTTGCCGCAGGGCAAGCCCCGCGCCGCGATCCGCGCCGGCGTCGGCATGGTGCACCAGCATTTTTCCCTCGCTCCCAATTTGACCGTGCTTGAAAACGTAGTGACCGGCACCGAGAAGCTCTGGTCGCTGCGGTCGCAGACGAATGCCGCGCGCAAAGAGCTTTTGGCGATCGCCGAGCGTTTCGGCCTTAAGGTAGATCCCGACGCACGCCTCGGCGACCTTTCGGTCGGCGAGCAGCAGCGCGTGGAAATCCTCAAGGCACTCTACAACGATGCACGCATCCTGATCCTCGACGAACCGACTGCCGTGCTCACGCAGATCGAAGCGGAAAGGCTGTTCTCGACGCTGAAACAGATGGCCGCACAGGGCCTGTCATTAATCTTCATCTCCCACAAGCTCGATGAGGTCATGGCAACCGCCGACCGTATTGTCGTGCTGCGCGGCGGTAAAGTTGCAGCCGAGCGGCACGCATCGCAGACCAGCAAGGCCGAGCTTGCGGAGCTCATGGTCGGTCATCGTGTGACGCGACCTACCCGCGAGGCGAGCATACCGGGTGAGATTGCGCTGGAGGCACGCGATATCACGGTGAAGATCGGCGGTGTCGAGCGACTGAAAAGAGTGAGCTTCCATCTGCGCGCCGGCGAAGTTCTTGGCATTATCGGCGTATCGGGCAACGGCCAGGCAGCATTGGGTCAAATCCTATCCGGCACCCTGCCCCGCTCGTCGGGCGAGTTGCTGCTGTTTGGCGAGGCCATAGGCGATCTGGACGTTGCCGCCATCATCGGCGCCGGCATCGGGCGCATTCCCGAGGACCGCAACCGCGATGGCGCTATCGGCGAGATGGCGATCTGGGAAAATGCCGTGCTTGAACGCTTGTCATCCTACTCAAAACACGGCTTGGTCGACCGCAGGGCCGGCATGGCCTTCGCGCAGAGGATCATCGACACCTTCGATGTGCGCGGTGGAAATCCCACCAGCCGCACCCGGCTGCTGTCCGGCGGTAACATGCAGAAGCTGATCCTCGGCCGCAATCTTTATGAACGCCCGCACATTCTTGTCGCCGCCCAGCCTGCGCGAGGGTTGGACGAAGGGGCTGTTGCCGCCGTTCACGGACGCATCCTGGAAGCACGCCGTCAAGGGAGCGCCGTACTGTTAATCTCGGAGGACCTGGATGAAGTCATCGCCCTGGCCGATCGCATCCAGGCGATCGTCGGCGGTCGCCTTTCTGCGCCAGTCGATGCGGCTCAGGCAGACGCACGCCTGCTTGGGCTTATGATGGCCGGGGAGTGGAAAGACGAGAGCGGGACCGAAGATGCGATTTGA
- a CDS encoding amidase: MSRPLFADATELAGAIRSGKLACMDAMQASIAACATHEDIGAIAYLDPEMGLAAARAMDREASELPERFAARSFVGVPTVAKDLGGPFAGLPVTAGSRLFRREGTGADSDLASRFRDAGLCAFGLSTSPEFGFSLASEPAIGPICRNPLDRTRTAGGSSGGAAAAVAAGIVAIAHATDAGGSIRVPAACCGLVGLKPTRGAVPAGPSFGNHLGGIASELAVTRSVRDTARIFTAVSGKTRGPFADILQLTVQAAPLRIGLLIDAGDRYSIANDRLQAVEAAAQHLERQGHPLVALAWAQFREAVAASTQAFGDIISVNIAGLVDDLELDIVAAETMTQAFVTRGRAMSATTLWNSLNGAVQASRSLWEIFDRVDVIIMPMLATAPPPIGSFPTDHSDTDLHLERMAAFAPLASLANVSGFPAITLPFGIDTDDLPLPVQIMAPMGKEALLLSLAANLEADGRWQHRYPIAGLAA, translated from the coding sequence ATGAGCAGGCCATTATTCGCCGATGCCACGGAGCTGGCCGGCGCCATTAGATCCGGCAAGCTTGCCTGCATGGATGCCATGCAGGCATCCATTGCCGCTTGCGCCACGCATGAAGACATCGGCGCCATCGCCTATCTCGACCCCGAAATGGGACTTGCAGCCGCGCGAGCCATGGACCGGGAAGCATCGGAGCTGCCGGAACGCTTTGCTGCCCGTTCGTTCGTCGGCGTGCCGACTGTCGCCAAGGATCTTGGCGGCCCTTTTGCAGGGCTGCCGGTGACGGCGGGGTCACGTCTGTTCAGGCGCGAAGGCACAGGTGCAGACAGCGATCTGGCGAGCCGATTTCGCGATGCGGGCCTTTGCGCATTCGGATTGAGCACCAGCCCGGAATTCGGCTTTTCACTCGCTTCCGAGCCGGCGATAGGTCCGATCTGTCGCAATCCGTTGGATAGAACCCGCACCGCGGGCGGTTCCTCCGGCGGCGCGGCGGCGGCGGTAGCCGCTGGCATCGTTGCAATCGCGCATGCGACGGATGCGGGCGGCTCGATCCGCGTTCCGGCTGCCTGTTGTGGTCTGGTCGGCCTAAAACCGACCCGCGGCGCTGTACCTGCCGGCCCCTCCTTCGGCAATCACCTCGGCGGCATTGCCAGCGAACTCGCCGTGACGCGGTCCGTACGTGACACGGCTCGGATTTTCACCGCCGTTTCCGGCAAAACGAGGGGACCATTCGCTGATATCCTACAACTCACCGTGCAAGCCGCCCCCCTTCGGATCGGTCTGCTGATAGATGCAGGCGACCGATACTCGATCGCAAACGACCGGCTGCAAGCCGTGGAGGCGGCCGCCCAGCATCTCGAAAGGCAGGGACATCCGCTCGTTGCGCTCGCCTGGGCTCAATTCCGGGAAGCAGTAGCAGCCAGCACTCAAGCTTTCGGCGACATTATTTCCGTCAATATCGCCGGCTTGGTGGACGACCTCGAATTGGATATTGTGGCAGCCGAAACGATGACGCAGGCTTTCGTCACGCGTGGACGCGCCATGTCGGCAACGACTCTTTGGAACTCCCTCAATGGTGCGGTACAGGCAAGTCGCTCCTTGTGGGAGATCTTCGATAGGGTCGATGTCATTATCATGCCCATGCTTGCGACAGCTCCGCCGCCGATTGGATCCTTTCCGACGGATCATTCCGACACCGATCTGCATCTCGAACGCATGGCAGCTTTCGCTCCCTTGGCATCGCTGGCCAATGTTTCGGGCTTTCCTGCCATAACGCTTCCCTTCGGCATCGATACCGATGACCTGCCCTTGCCGGTTCAGATCATGGCGCCAATGGGCAAGGAGGCGCTCTTGCTGTCTCTTGCGGCAAATCTCGAAGCGGATGGCCGCTGGCAGCACCGCTACCCGATCGCGGGGCTTGCCGCATGA
- a CDS encoding BMP family protein produces MTNEIMLSRRAVIASGIALGVSALAPSARAAAPLKVAGIHASPVENAWNSCLHKALQDAAKEGVIEYVFSEGVSGTDYPRAMREYAEQGNKLIIGEAYAVEKEARQVAADYPDTAFVLGSSAETAGSNFGVFGTWNYDGAYLAGMLAGKMTKSNVVGSVGAIPIPEVNMLINAFAAGVKAVNPDCKHLVSFIGTFFDPPKAREAGLAQIDAGADILFGERIGTADAAKERHIRSVGSLIDYTPRYPDTVFANAMWYFRPILNAAIADVAAGKPVGRNYTAYGLMKEGGSDIVYVKGVAPTEAEAAMEKVRADIKTGTFEVPKISDQPK; encoded by the coding sequence ATGACCAATGAAATCATGCTGTCGCGTCGTGCCGTCATTGCTTCCGGCATTGCGCTCGGCGTCAGCGCTCTGGCGCCAAGCGCTCGTGCCGCCGCGCCACTCAAAGTCGCCGGCATTCACGCCTCACCGGTCGAAAATGCCTGGAATTCCTGTCTTCACAAGGCGCTCCAGGATGCAGCCAAGGAAGGCGTCATCGAATACGTCTTTTCTGAAGGCGTTTCGGGCACGGACTATCCCCGTGCCATGCGCGAATATGCCGAGCAGGGTAACAAGCTGATTATCGGCGAAGCCTATGCGGTGGAGAAGGAAGCACGCCAGGTTGCTGCCGATTACCCAGACACGGCCTTCGTACTGGGCTCCAGCGCCGAGACCGCGGGCAGCAATTTCGGCGTCTTCGGCACTTGGAACTATGACGGCGCCTATCTCGCCGGCATGTTGGCGGGCAAAATGACCAAGTCGAATGTCGTCGGCTCGGTGGGCGCCATTCCGATTCCCGAAGTCAATATGCTGATCAACGCCTTCGCCGCAGGCGTCAAGGCGGTCAACCCGGACTGCAAGCATCTGGTCTCTTTCATCGGCACCTTCTTCGATCCACCGAAGGCGCGCGAGGCGGGCCTCGCACAGATCGATGCCGGTGCCGACATTCTCTTCGGCGAGCGCATCGGCACTGCCGACGCTGCCAAGGAGCGCCACATCAGATCGGTCGGATCCCTGATCGATTATACGCCCCGCTACCCCGATACCGTCTTTGCCAACGCCATGTGGTACTTCCGTCCCATCCTCAATGCGGCGATCGCCGATGTTGCCGCCGGCAAGCCGGTCGGCCGCAACTACACGGCCTATGGCCTGATGAAGGAGGGCGGCAGCGACATCGTCTATGTCAAGGGTGTTGCGCCGACGGAAGCGGAAGCCGCTATGGAGAAGGTCCGCGCAGACATCAAGACCGGCACTTTCGAGGTGCCGAAGATTTCAGATCAACCGAAATAA
- a CDS encoding amidohydrolase family protein yields MLRPTRKADEQPREARVTDNLFDLVLRNVRIEEDGVFVDVAIRDGWIAAIERGFRCEAIENVDGQGAFAFGGFVDTHIHLDKACILDRCAICEGTLAEAVQETARAKASFEADDVYARAARVVEKAILHGTVRMRTFVEVDPRAGLRSFEVIKRIKADYAFAVDIEICAFAQDGLTNEPETFDMLDIALSSGADLIGGCPYTDPDPARHVDMIFALAVKHGVPVDFHLDFSLDPDRTDLPAVIATTLRHGWQGRVAIGHATNLSAMPQAQVLCIADELAKAGIALSVLPATDLFLAGRGHDRLVPRGVAPAHLLATRGVVTSIATNNVLNPFTPYGDASLMRMANLYANVSQLARDEDIALVFNMVSETAARQLGAVERLQPGCEATIVLLDSSGPRAAVREIARVIAGWKNGRKSFDNGRPRLHRAR; encoded by the coding sequence ATGCTTCGTCCCACCAGAAAGGCCGACGAGCAGCCCCGTGAAGCCAGGGTTACCGACAACCTGTTCGATCTCGTTCTCCGCAACGTCCGCATCGAGGAAGATGGCGTTTTCGTCGATGTCGCAATCCGCGACGGCTGGATCGCAGCCATCGAGCGCGGCTTCCGCTGTGAGGCGATCGAGAATGTCGATGGCCAGGGCGCCTTCGCCTTTGGCGGCTTCGTGGACACACACATCCATCTAGACAAAGCCTGCATTCTCGACCGATGCGCGATTTGCGAAGGCACGCTCGCTGAAGCCGTTCAGGAGACAGCCAGAGCCAAGGCCAGCTTCGAGGCAGACGACGTCTATGCCCGGGCCGCGCGCGTCGTGGAGAAGGCGATCTTGCACGGAACGGTGCGGATGCGGACCTTCGTCGAGGTCGATCCTCGCGCCGGTTTGCGCTCCTTTGAGGTCATCAAGCGTATCAAGGCGGACTATGCCTTCGCCGTCGACATCGAAATCTGCGCCTTCGCTCAGGACGGGCTGACGAACGAGCCCGAGACATTCGACATGCTGGATATCGCACTTTCAAGCGGCGCGGATCTGATCGGCGGCTGTCCCTATACGGATCCCGACCCAGCCAGGCATGTGGACATGATCTTTGCGCTCGCGGTGAAGCACGGTGTGCCGGTCGACTTCCATCTCGATTTCAGCCTCGACCCCGATCGCACCGACCTGCCGGCCGTGATCGCCACGACGCTGCGCCACGGCTGGCAAGGGCGCGTGGCGATCGGCCACGCCACCAATCTTTCGGCCATGCCGCAGGCGCAGGTCCTATGCATTGCCGACGAGCTCGCCAAAGCGGGCATCGCACTTTCGGTGCTTCCGGCCACCGATCTGTTTCTTGCGGGTCGGGGGCATGACCGGCTGGTGCCGCGCGGCGTCGCGCCGGCCCATCTCCTCGCAACCCGTGGTGTCGTGACCTCCATTGCGACCAACAATGTGCTCAATCCCTTCACACCCTATGGCGATGCCTCGCTGATGCGCATGGCCAATCTCTACGCCAATGTCTCCCAGCTCGCACGAGACGAGGATATCGCCTTGGTCTTCAACATGGTGAGCGAAACGGCGGCGCGCCAACTAGGCGCCGTGGAACGCCTGCAGCCGGGCTGTGAGGCGACCATCGTGCTTCTCGACAGCTCAGGGCCACGCGCTGCCGTACGCGAGATTGCTCGTGTGATCGCAGGCTGGAAAAATGGACGCAAAAGCTTCGACAATGGCCGGCCCAGGCTTCACAGAGCGCGCTGA
- a CDS encoding amidohydrolase family protein produces MHSTETLFTNAKLADGTLNDLVVSAGRIAAIKPAGSGGNAATMIDIAGALLAPSFVEGHTHLDTSFYGDKWIPHKPCTKGFDVHERVALQTENMAAAAPMDERARNQLNLCISNGSLQMRSHVMVDGSVGLTSLETILKVREEYKDIIDIQLVAFPQSGILKSPGTADLMDEAIAMGADLVGGLDPLSFDRDIKGHLDVVFGIAERRGVDVDIHLHDAGTLGAMTIEEICARTTALGMQGHVAVSHAYGLGDLTPDAAKKIAALIAKSGVSIMTNAPGNHNFPPVALLRTAGVTVFSGSDNIRDSWWPFGDGDMLRRAEIIAYRSGFYTDADLSAAFDLVTSAGAKALRLEGHGIVVGAKADFVTLAAEHLPEAVVAFPKPRRVFKEGRLVAENGAVVR; encoded by the coding sequence GTGCACTCGACCGAAACACTTTTCACCAATGCAAAACTGGCCGACGGCACGCTCAATGACCTTGTAGTGTCGGCCGGCCGCATCGCCGCGATCAAGCCCGCAGGTTCCGGTGGGAATGCCGCAACCATGATCGACATCGCCGGTGCACTCCTCGCGCCGAGCTTCGTCGAGGGCCACACCCATCTCGATACGAGCTTCTATGGCGACAAGTGGATCCCGCACAAACCCTGCACCAAAGGCTTCGATGTGCACGAGCGCGTTGCTCTCCAAACTGAGAACATGGCCGCCGCCGCGCCGATGGACGAGCGCGCTCGCAATCAGCTCAATCTCTGCATTTCGAATGGTTCATTGCAGATGCGCAGCCATGTGATGGTCGACGGCTCGGTCGGTCTGACGTCGCTCGAAACCATCCTGAAGGTCCGAGAGGAATACAAGGACATCATCGACATCCAACTCGTCGCCTTCCCGCAAAGCGGTATCCTGAAGAGCCCCGGCACAGCGGACCTGATGGATGAAGCGATCGCCATGGGCGCCGATCTTGTCGGCGGGCTCGATCCGCTTTCCTTCGATCGCGACATAAAAGGCCATCTCGACGTGGTCTTCGGCATTGCCGAAAGACGCGGCGTGGACGTCGACATCCATCTCCACGATGCCGGCACCCTCGGCGCCATGACGATCGAGGAGATCTGCGCCCGCACGACGGCGCTCGGCATGCAGGGGCATGTCGCCGTCAGCCATGCCTATGGCCTTGGCGACCTCACGCCGGATGCGGCGAAGAAAATTGCCGCACTGATTGCCAAAAGCGGCGTATCGATCATGACCAATGCTCCCGGCAACCACAATTTCCCCCCGGTCGCATTGCTTCGCACCGCCGGCGTTACCGTCTTCAGCGGCAGCGACAACATTCGCGATTCGTGGTGGCCCTTCGGCGATGGCGACATGCTCCGGCGGGCCGAAATCATCGCTTACCGCTCCGGTTTCTACACCGATGCGGATCTCAGCGCCGCCTTTGACCTGGTAACGTCAGCCGGCGCCAAGGCACTCCGTCTGGAAGGGCACGGCATCGTCGTCGGTGCCAAGGCCGACTTCGTGACACTGGCCGCCGAGCACCTGCCCGAAGCCGTGGTGGCCTTCCCCAAGCCGCGCCGTGTCTTCAAGGAAGGCCGTCTTGTGGCCGAAAACGGCGCCGTGGTCCGCTGA